The Methylopila sp. M107 genome contains the following window.
TCTAATGCGAGGCTCGTGGAGTCGTCAGAAGAGCTTTCATGGCCCAGAAGCCCTCGCGCGCCCGAAGTTCCGACCAGAAAGTGACGCCGAAGGGCGCCGCTGTGGCCGAAGAACCGGCGAAGACTGCCGGGCTCGAACTGGTCGGCTTCGATCCGGAGTCCGAACCGTATGTAACCGGCTCCAACGCGCCGGCGGCGCTCGCCCGCCGCACGCTCGAGCAGGCGATCGGGCTGCAGATCCGGCACCATCGCAAGAGCATGGGTCTCACCGTCGCGGAGCTTGCGAGCGCGGCCTCGGTCTCCAACGGCATGCTGTCGAAGATCGAGAACGGCCAGATATCGCCCTCGCTCACCACGTTGCAGACGCTCGCGACCGCGCTCAACGTCCCGATCAGCCTGCTGTTCTCCGAGTTCGAGGAGCGGCGCGACTGCTCCTTCGTGCCCGCGGGCCAGGGCGTGACGATCCAGCGGCGCGGCACCAAGGTCGGGCACGGCTACGAACTGCTCGGCCATATGCTCGGGGGCGCGATCGCGGTCGAGCCCTACCTCATCACGCTCGCAGACGACGCCGCGCCCTACACCGCCTTCCAGCACGAGGGCACGGAGCTGATCCACATCCTCACCGGCGAGGT
Protein-coding sequences here:
- a CDS encoding XRE family transcriptional regulator; the encoded protein is MAQKPSRARSSDQKVTPKGAAVAEEPAKTAGLELVGFDPESEPYVTGSNAPAALARRTLEQAIGLQIRHHRKSMGLTVAELASAASVSNGMLSKIENGQISPSLTTLQTLATALNVPISLLFSEFEERRDCSFVPAGQGVTIQRRGTKVGHGYELLGHMLGGAIAVEPYLITLADDAAPYTAFQHEGTELIHILTGEVTYAHAGNSYDMKPGDTLLFDSGAPHGPERIGKTPLTYLSIIMYEKD